Genomic DNA from Candidatus Manganitrophaceae bacterium:
GGAGGTCCGGGGTTCGATCCCCCGCAGCTCCACCAAAATCAAATCCTTAAATAGCTTTTTCTCTTGTTTCTTGTCAGAATATCGGCCGTTTTATTCCACCCGCCAGTACGATCATCCACGACAATAGGTCATCACCTCTCGGACCAGAATCTCCACATCTATTTTCATTAGGCGCCAGGAGAGGGGGAACAACACGGTTGCCCCTTTTTTCTCAGACCTTCGGAAAGTGATGAATACCACAGTTTTAATGAATCTATTACCCAAACACTTTGAACTCCAATACTCAGGAAAACGGTTTCACCCACATATGCTCTGGACCAACTCGAGGAGCACACTACGCCAGATAAACCACACCCGGAAGATCTTTTAGATCGGCATCGCTTGTTATAACCTGGGCATCCTGTTCCCGGGAGGTCGCATACACGATCGCATTGGCCATGGCGATTCGATATTGAAGGCTTAAGTCCGCGGCCAGGAGCGCAGTCGACGCTGAGAGTGTAATCACCTCCGTGGCATTTAACTGCCCTGCCGCCAGCATCGCGGCCTCTTCTCCCCGATCCCGCTTGATCTTCTTGTACACCTCATAAAGTACGATCGTGGGGGTCAACAGTTTCCTAGAATCTTTCATGTAGGATTCATAGCGATCCGCAAGCCGGCCCCCGGTGAAAAACTCAATCCACCCGCTGGAGTCGATCAATGTTCTCAAACACGATCCTCCTTCTCCCGAACACCCTCCTTACCCATTCCTTTTAGAAAACCTTTCATCGACTTCAGAGAAACCTCCGGGACCAATGTGATCACGCCCCCCTTCACTAAAACCTGTAGCCGTTGCCGGGGGCTGAGATGGAGCTTCTCGCGGATCTCTTTCGGGATGACAATC
This window encodes:
- a CDS encoding type II toxin-antitoxin system VapC family toxin, whose amino-acid sequence is MRTLIDSSGWIEFFTGGRLADRYESYMKDSRKLLTPTIVLYEVYKKIKRDRGEEAAMLAAGQLNATEVITLSASTALLAADLSLQYRIAMANAIVYATSREQDAQVITSDADLKDLPGVVYLA
- a CDS encoding AbrB/MazE/SpoVT family DNA-binding domain-containing protein, translating into MATTTISSKYQIVIPKEIREKLHLSPRQRLQVLVKGGVITLVPEVSLKSMKGFLKGMGKEGVREKEDRV